The following are from one region of the Jatrophihabitans telluris genome:
- a CDS encoding DUF7059 domain-containing protein yields the protein MYGAPRPLLPQADLMMLTEALNRWFSSVATSQALGLAGQAALARGDLDGAARAVRDAGPTGTWVRLFVLGAAVGEAEAAAAISPWSVDAAVAVGVLERRAGQVHAALDVRPYSEAGGPDWWVVSDLGADVRPGVLRPDHVLGIGAAATTLAQATMRAPVARALDIGTGCGVQSLHLSRYAGSITATDISERALRMAAATAAINGIDLDLRRGSLLEPVAGERFDAIVCNPPFIVGPGFSVDDGGFTYRDSGMAGDSVSEALVRGLPALLNPGGRAQLLANWAVTGEEEWSSRLQRWLTDSRCAAWVWQREVADPAEYVSLWLRDSGEQPGSPAWTRRYEAWLDWFETEGVLAVGMGLVSMVRTGEAASVVCEDLPQAYEPFAGDEIEAWFYRHRWLGARDDAQLLRERVTPAAGLVLEDRSLLGTEGWVSALTQLRQSGGLRWELEVDPAMAGLVAATASGLPLGALVDVLAATNAVDPGELAGIASPMLRDLVQRGFLLPVAQN from the coding sequence GTGTACGGTGCGCCGCGCCCGCTGCTGCCGCAGGCCGACCTCATGATGCTCACCGAGGCCCTCAATCGGTGGTTTTCCTCGGTCGCGACGTCGCAGGCGCTGGGGCTGGCCGGCCAGGCGGCGCTGGCCCGCGGGGACCTGGACGGTGCGGCGCGCGCGGTTCGCGACGCCGGGCCCACCGGTACTTGGGTGCGCCTGTTCGTGCTCGGAGCCGCGGTGGGCGAAGCTGAGGCCGCAGCGGCGATCTCACCCTGGTCTGTCGACGCGGCCGTGGCTGTGGGCGTACTCGAACGCCGCGCCGGGCAGGTGCACGCCGCGCTGGACGTGCGTCCCTATTCCGAGGCCGGCGGCCCGGACTGGTGGGTCGTCTCGGATCTGGGTGCCGACGTGCGCCCCGGCGTGCTGCGTCCCGATCACGTGCTCGGCATCGGCGCGGCGGCCACAACGCTCGCGCAGGCGACGATGCGGGCGCCGGTTGCCAGGGCCTTGGACATCGGGACCGGATGTGGTGTGCAGAGCTTGCATCTGTCGCGTTACGCCGGATCGATCACCGCCACCGACATCAGCGAGCGGGCATTGCGAATGGCGGCCGCGACCGCGGCCATCAACGGCATCGACCTCGACCTTCGACGGGGCTCGCTGCTGGAACCCGTGGCGGGCGAACGGTTCGACGCGATCGTGTGCAACCCGCCGTTCATCGTCGGTCCTGGGTTCTCCGTCGACGACGGCGGGTTCACCTACCGCGACAGCGGGATGGCCGGGGACTCGGTCAGCGAGGCTCTGGTGCGCGGGTTGCCTGCGCTGTTGAATCCCGGAGGTCGCGCGCAGCTGCTCGCGAACTGGGCTGTCACGGGTGAGGAGGAGTGGTCGAGCCGCCTCCAGCGATGGCTGACGGACTCCAGGTGCGCCGCCTGGGTGTGGCAACGAGAGGTCGCCGACCCAGCCGAGTACGTCAGCCTGTGGCTGCGCGATTCTGGCGAGCAGCCCGGCAGCCCGGCCTGGACGCGCCGCTACGAGGCGTGGCTGGACTGGTTCGAGACCGAGGGCGTGCTCGCGGTCGGCATGGGGCTGGTGAGCATGGTCCGGACGGGCGAAGCGGCGAGCGTGGTCTGCGAAGACCTGCCGCAGGCTTACGAGCCCTTCGCCGGCGACGAGATCGAAGCGTGGTTCTACCGCCATCGATGGCTCGGCGCGCGCGATGACGCCCAGCTCCTGCGGGAGCGAGTCACGCCCGCGGCCGGACTCGTCCTGGAGGACCGGTCGCTGCTCGGGACCGAGGGGTGGGTGTCGGCGCTGACCCAGCTGCGCCAGTCCGGCGGCCTGCGGTGGGAGCTTGAAGTGGATCCGGCCATGGCGGGCTTGGTGGCGGCCACCGCATCAGGACTGCCGCTGGGTGCACTCGTTGACGTGCTCGCGGCGACGAACGCAGTGGACCCGGGTGAGCTTGCCGGGATTGCATCACCGATGCTGCGTGATCTGGTGCAACGCGGGTTTCTGCTGCCGGTTGCCCAGAACTGA
- the dtd gene encoding D-aminoacyl-tRNA deacylase: MRILVQRVSSAQVLVAAEVVGSIGVGLLVFVGVRTGDDAVVADKAADKVANLRILRDGDRDESSVSAVGGEVLVVSQFTLYGDARTGRRPSWVAAAGADVAEPLVEAVVAGLRKRGISVSTGRFGAQMLVQSVNDGPMTVLVDLDPDH, from the coding sequence ATGCGGATCCTCGTCCAGCGGGTGAGCTCAGCCCAGGTTCTGGTCGCGGCGGAAGTCGTGGGCAGCATCGGGGTGGGCCTGCTCGTGTTCGTTGGTGTCCGCACCGGTGACGATGCCGTGGTTGCGGACAAGGCCGCCGACAAGGTCGCGAATCTACGCATTTTGCGCGACGGCGATCGCGACGAGTCAAGCGTGAGCGCCGTCGGTGGTGAAGTGCTCGTGGTGAGCCAATTCACCCTGTACGGCGATGCCCGCACCGGGCGACGGCCGAGTTGGGTGGCCGCGGCAGGCGCCGACGTCGCCGAGCCTCTGGTGGAGGCCGTCGTGGCCGGGCTGCGGAAACGGGGAATCTCGGTGTCGACGGGGCGTTTCGGTGCGCAGATGCTCGTCCAGAGCGTCAATGACGGACCGATGACGGTGCTCGTCGATCTGGACCCCGACCATTGA
- a CDS encoding DUF3099 domain-containing protein produces the protein MRPNRQTSARGPGPVLITEARPSGDEQFDQRRRKYLIMMGLRALCVVGAAVTASVSGWLAAAFLVGALVLPWTAVLIANDRPPKQAVRFRRFVPGFNPDGPRALSATNSGDHPSAGADEPAPAEAPPTKRNSSHTVIDL, from the coding sequence GTGCGACCGAATCGGCAGACCTCCGCCCGGGGGCCAGGACCGGTCCTCATCACCGAAGCCCGGCCGAGCGGCGACGAACAGTTCGACCAGCGTCGCCGCAAGTACCTGATCATGATGGGCTTGCGCGCGCTGTGCGTGGTCGGCGCCGCGGTCACTGCGTCCGTGTCCGGTTGGTTGGCCGCGGCGTTCCTGGTCGGAGCCCTCGTGCTGCCGTGGACCGCGGTCCTGATCGCCAACGACCGCCCGCCCAAGCAGGCCGTCCGCTTCCGTAGATTCGTCCCAGGCTTCAACCCGGACGGGCCTCGCGCCCTGAGCGCCACCAACTCCGGCGACCATCCGAGCGCCGGCGCGGACGAACCCGCTCCTGCCGAAGCGCCCCCCACCAAGCGCAACAGCTCGCATACGGTGATCGACCTCTGA
- a CDS encoding YihY/virulence factor BrkB family protein, whose product MISQRRAMGLLRRTVTKAWHDRVLGLSAEAAFWQLLSLPSLFLALLAALGYFSDWLGADTVDRIQTNLLRGFSRAFSDEVVNQLVAPLVHQVLNEGRADILSVSFLLALWAGSSATATFVNTITIAYGMRDLRGAVRSRLLALGIYLGSIVIGVVALPALVLGPTELVRLFPPARRGTADRLINDAYWPAVIALLLLGLTSLYHLAPPRRLPWRRGFPGAVLAMVIFLLGSAGLREYIAFIVAHNHAYGTLAAPIAALLFFFLLALGVLLGAEFNAAIEQMSPTASRHPERDRRWKSLTEPGSDATEGQEPPELPGIDS is encoded by the coding sequence GTGATCAGCCAGCGACGCGCCATGGGGCTACTGCGCCGCACCGTCACCAAGGCCTGGCACGACAGGGTGCTCGGGCTGTCGGCCGAGGCCGCGTTCTGGCAGCTGCTGTCGCTGCCTTCACTGTTTCTCGCCCTGCTGGCGGCCCTCGGCTACTTCTCCGATTGGCTGGGCGCCGACACCGTCGACCGCATCCAGACGAATCTGCTGCGCGGCTTCTCGCGGGCGTTCAGCGACGAAGTGGTCAACCAGCTGGTCGCGCCGTTGGTGCATCAGGTCCTCAACGAGGGCCGCGCCGACATCCTGTCGGTCAGCTTCCTGCTCGCGCTGTGGGCCGGGTCGTCGGCCACGGCGACGTTCGTGAACACCATCACCATCGCCTACGGCATGCGCGACCTGCGTGGAGCGGTCCGGAGCCGCCTGCTGGCGCTGGGCATCTATCTGGGATCCATCGTGATCGGGGTGGTGGCACTGCCGGCGCTGGTGCTCGGACCGACCGAGCTGGTGCGACTGTTTCCCCCGGCCCGGCGCGGGACCGCGGACCGCCTGATCAACGATGCCTACTGGCCCGCTGTGATCGCCCTGCTGCTGCTCGGGCTGACCAGCCTCTACCATCTGGCGCCACCCCGACGGCTGCCGTGGCGGCGCGGATTCCCCGGCGCCGTGCTGGCCATGGTGATCTTCCTGCTGGGATCGGCCGGCCTGCGGGAGTACATCGCGTTCATCGTGGCGCACAACCACGCCTACGGCACGCTGGCCGCACCCATCGCGGCGCTGCTCTTCTTCTTCCTGCTCGCGCTCGGGGTCCTGTTGGGAGCGGAGTTCAACGCCGCCATCGAACAGATGTCGCCGACGGCATCACGCCACCCTGAGCGAGACCGCCGGTGGAAATCGCTCACCGAACCAGGCTCGGACGCGACCGAAGGTCAGGAACCCCCGGAATTACCCGGCATCGACTCGTAG
- a CDS encoding alpha/beta fold hydrolase: MSTPTVVLLHGQPDSSASFWALRHALAGRLPESVRVIAPDRPGYGANPAHATDFEGNVAWLRQWLRRISAGPVVLVGHSWAGAVAALAAADAATDSGLPIAALLLLSSIGPGCLLPLDPWLAAPGLGEAIAYTTLGLGRGPVTRKVAHILRRYTPPDDVPYAWASGAATRHRPLWRSFLTEQRAMVAKLGDVDRRLPQIQVPTLVVSGTSDSVIPARTPQALAAAIPGSRHVPIAGGHDLQLRQPDAVAVHIAGLVEQVW; this comes from the coding sequence GTGAGCACCCCCACTGTCGTGTTGCTGCATGGCCAGCCGGACTCGTCCGCGAGTTTCTGGGCGCTGCGTCATGCGCTCGCCGGGCGGCTGCCCGAGAGCGTCCGCGTGATCGCTCCGGACCGTCCCGGCTATGGCGCCAACCCGGCCCACGCCACGGACTTCGAGGGCAACGTCGCGTGGCTGCGACAGTGGTTGCGGCGGATCTCGGCCGGCCCTGTCGTGCTCGTTGGTCACAGCTGGGCGGGCGCGGTCGCGGCCCTGGCCGCGGCGGACGCCGCCACCGATTCGGGACTGCCGATCGCAGCACTGCTGTTGCTGTCCTCGATCGGGCCCGGCTGTCTGCTCCCGCTCGACCCGTGGCTGGCCGCTCCTGGATTGGGCGAGGCGATCGCCTACACGACGCTAGGCCTCGGTCGCGGCCCGGTTACCCGCAAGGTCGCCCACATCTTGAGGCGCTACACGCCGCCTGACGACGTCCCCTATGCGTGGGCCAGCGGGGCCGCGACTCGGCACCGGCCGCTGTGGCGCAGCTTTCTCACCGAACAGCGGGCCATGGTCGCCAAGCTCGGTGACGTCGACCGACGGCTCCCGCAGATCCAGGTGCCGACGCTGGTGGTGAGTGGAACCTCGGATTCGGTGATTCCTGCCCGGACCCCGCAGGCGCTCGCGGCAGCCATCCCCGGATCGCGGCACGTACCGATCGCTGGCGGTCATGACCTGCAGTTGCGGCAGCCCGACGCCGTTGCCGTCCACATCGCCGGCCTCGTCGAACAGGTGTGGTGA
- a CDS encoding DUF3039 domain-containing protein, producing MSTETLESPKTSDAETGNEMFHYVRKAKIAESAVMGTMVQALCGEVFPVTKTPKPGSPVCPRCKEIYESMPGNSGGS from the coding sequence GTGAGCACTGAGACCCTCGAATCGCCGAAGACTTCCGATGCCGAGACCGGCAACGAGATGTTCCATTACGTGCGCAAAGCCAAGATCGCGGAGAGCGCCGTGATGGGCACCATGGTTCAGGCCCTGTGCGGCGAGGTGTTCCCGGTGACCAAGACCCCGAAGCCGGGTTCGCCGGTGTGCCCGCGGTGCAAGGAGATCTACGAGTCGATGCCGGGTAATTCCGGGGGTTCCTGA